In Clostridium sporogenes, one genomic interval encodes:
- the guaB gene encoding IMP dehydrogenase — protein sequence MAKIIKQAYTFDDVLLVPNKSEVLPKEVNLSTNLTKKIKLNIPLMSAGMDTVTESKMAIAMAREGGMGIIHKNMSIAEQAGEVDKVKRQENGVITDPFYLAPDNTIQDALNLMSRYRISGVPITKGEKLVGIITNRDILFENNYEKKIEEVMTKENLITAPEDTTIEEAKDILKSHKIEKLPLVDKDNNLRGLITIKDIEKVKKFPNSAKDSRGRLLCGAAVGVTKDMMERVDALVKAQVDIITVDTAHGHSKGVIEGVKKIKEKYPDIQIIAGNVATAEATRDLINAGADCIKIGIGPGSICTTRVVAGVGVPQLTAVMDCVEEANKYGISVVADGGIKYSGDIVKSLAAGAKAVMMGSMFAGCAEAPGETEIYQGRSYKVYRGMGSLAAMACGSKDRYFQEDNKKLVPEGVEGRVPFKGPVMETIYQMLGGIRSGMGYLGSATLNDLYEKATFVIQTSSGIRESHPHDISITKEAPNYSVNQ from the coding sequence ATGGCAAAAATAATAAAACAAGCGTACACTTTTGATGATGTTCTTTTAGTTCCAAATAAATCAGAAGTTTTACCAAAGGAAGTTAATTTGAGCACAAATTTAACTAAAAAAATTAAATTAAATATACCTCTTATGAGTGCAGGTATGGATACAGTTACGGAATCCAAAATGGCTATTGCTATGGCTAGAGAAGGCGGTATGGGAATAATACATAAAAATATGAGTATAGCTGAGCAAGCTGGTGAAGTTGATAAGGTAAAAAGACAAGAAAATGGAGTAATAACAGATCCTTTTTATCTTGCACCAGATAATACTATACAGGATGCGCTAAATCTTATGAGTAGATATAGAATTTCTGGAGTGCCTATAACTAAAGGAGAAAAATTAGTTGGAATAATAACTAATAGAGATATATTATTTGAAAATAATTATGAAAAAAAAATAGAAGAAGTTATGACTAAAGAAAATCTTATAACAGCGCCAGAAGATACCACTATAGAAGAAGCAAAAGATATATTAAAGTCACATAAAATAGAGAAATTACCTTTAGTAGATAAAGACAATAATTTACGTGGACTTATTACCATAAAGGATATAGAAAAAGTTAAAAAATTTCCTAATAGTGCTAAAGATTCTAGAGGAAGACTTTTATGTGGTGCAGCAGTTGGAGTTACAAAGGATATGATGGAAAGAGTAGACGCCTTAGTAAAAGCACAAGTAGATATAATTACAGTAGATACTGCCCATGGACACTCTAAAGGAGTTATAGAAGGCGTAAAAAAAATAAAAGAAAAGTATCCAGATATTCAAATTATTGCAGGTAATGTTGCAACAGCTGAAGCGACTAGAGACTTAATAAATGCAGGAGCGGATTGTATAAAGATCGGAATAGGCCCAGGTTCTATATGTACAACTAGAGTAGTTGCAGGTGTTGGAGTTCCTCAACTTACAGCAGTTATGGACTGCGTTGAAGAAGCAAATAAATATGGAATATCAGTAGTAGCTGATGGTGGAATTAAATATTCAGGAGATATAGTTAAATCATTAGCTGCTGGAGCCAAAGCTGTTATGATGGGGTCAATGTTTGCAGGATGTGCAGAAGCACCAGGAGAAACAGAAATATATCAAGGAAGAAGTTATAAAGTATATAGAGGAATGGGGTCATTAGCTGCTATGGCCTGTGGTAGTAAAGATAGATATTTCCAAGAAGATAACAAAAAATTAGTACCTGAAGGAGTAGAAGGAAGAGTACCATTTAAAGGACCAGTAATGGAAACTATATATCAAATGCTAGGTGGTATTCGTTCTGGGATGGGATATTTAGGATCCGCTACATTGAATGATTTATATGAAAAAGCTACATTTGTAATTCAAACATCTTCAGGGATAAGAGAAAGTCATCCACATGATATTTCAATAACAAAAGAAGCACCAAATTATAGTGTTAATCAATAA
- the guaA gene encoding glutamine-hydrolyzing GMP synthase: MNKELVLVVDFGGQYNQLIARRVRENRVYCEIIPYTTSIEKIKEKAPKGIIFTGGPNSVYGENAPRVEKELFDLDIPVLGICYGDQLMAHSLDGEVTSPEKREYGKTEVNLDNSSLLFKNIKEKDQCWMSHTDYISKVPKGFKTIATTDECPCAAMENGEKKLYGVQFHPEVEHTLFGKQMLKNFLFNICDLKGDWTMSSFAEQQIKAIKEKVGDKKVICALSGGVDSSVAAVIVHKAIGKQLTCIFVDHGLLRKDEGDQVEKIFKNQFDMNLIRVNAQDRFLGKLKGVSDPERKRKIIGEEFIRVFEEEAKKLGDIGFLVQGTIYPDIVESGTNTSATIKSHHNVGGLPEDMEFKLIEPLRELFKDEVRAVGEELGIPHKLVWRQPFPGPGLAIRVLGEVTEEKLAITREADAIFREEIAKAGLEEKIWQYFACLPNIQSVGVMGDERTYCHTIALRAVTSSDAMTSDWARIPYEVLDKVSRRIVNEVKEVNRIVYDVTSKPPATIEWE, translated from the coding sequence ATGAATAAAGAATTAGTATTAGTAGTTGACTTTGGAGGTCAATATAATCAATTAATAGCAAGACGTGTAAGAGAAAATAGGGTATATTGTGAGATAATACCTTATACTACATCTATAGAAAAAATAAAGGAAAAAGCACCAAAAGGAATAATATTTACAGGTGGCCCTAATAGTGTATATGGAGAAAATGCACCAAGAGTTGAAAAAGAACTATTCGATTTAGATATTCCAGTTTTAGGTATATGCTATGGAGACCAGCTTATGGCTCATAGTTTAGATGGAGAAGTAACAAGTCCTGAAAAAAGAGAATATGGTAAGACAGAAGTAAATTTAGATAATAGCAGTTTATTGTTTAAGAATATAAAAGAAAAAGATCAATGTTGGATGAGTCATACAGATTATATTTCAAAGGTTCCCAAGGGTTTTAAAACTATAGCAACAACAGATGAATGTCCTTGTGCAGCTATGGAAAATGGAGAAAAAAAATTATATGGAGTTCAATTTCATCCAGAGGTAGAGCATACTTTATTTGGAAAACAAATGCTTAAGAATTTTTTATTTAACATATGTGATTTAAAAGGTGATTGGACTATGAGTTCTTTTGCAGAGCAGCAAATAAAAGCTATAAAGGAAAAAGTAGGAGACAAAAAAGTAATATGTGCTTTATCTGGTGGTGTAGATTCATCAGTAGCAGCGGTAATTGTTCATAAAGCTATAGGAAAGCAATTAACTTGTATATTTGTTGATCACGGTTTACTTAGAAAAGATGAAGGTGATCAAGTAGAAAAAATATTTAAAAATCAATTTGATATGAATTTGATAAGGGTTAATGCACAAGATAGATTTTTAGGAAAATTAAAGGGAGTTTCAGACCCGGAAAGAAAGAGAAAGATAATTGGAGAAGAATTTATAAGAGTGTTTGAAGAAGAAGCTAAAAAATTAGGTGACATAGGTTTCTTAGTTCAAGGTACTATATATCCAGATATAGTAGAAAGTGGAACAAACACATCAGCTACTATAAAAAGTCATCATAATGTAGGTGGGCTGCCAGAAGATATGGAATTTAAATTAATAGAACCTTTAAGGGAATTATTTAAAGATGAAGTAAGAGCTGTGGGAGAAGAATTAGGTATACCACATAAATTAGTATGGAGACAGCCTTTCCCAGGACCAGGTTTAGCCATAAGAGTATTAGGAGAGGTTACAGAGGAAAAATTAGCTATTACAAGAGAAGCAGATGCTATATTTAGAGAAGAGATAGCTAAAGCAGGCTTAGAAGAAAAGATATGGCAATATTTTGCTTGCCTTCCAAATATACAGTCAGTAGGAGTAATGGGAGACGAAAGAACATACTGCCATACAATAGCATTAAGGGCTGTTACATCTTCAGATGCAATGACTTCAGATTGGGCAAGAATACCTTATGAAGTATTAGATAAGGTATCAAGAAGAATAGTAAATGAGGTTAAAGAAGTTAACAGAATTGTATATGATGTAACTTCAAAACCACCAGCAACTATTGAATGGGAATAA
- a CDS encoding type II toxin-antitoxin system PemK/MazF family toxin: protein MKYSDIKERHVYNVDFDPVKSCEFNGIHLAIVLKKNIDKKTIIVVPLTSKQNGEGVNKINIGKITTLPDNLKQDDSYAVYNQVRTVNSGRFLALKNDLGNRIDVNVNEELFDAVLTLCLDEVSIKLSNNGKIEYYTQKYISVIMDNVINTAYEIKRILKTNFIERDAKIKELQLTIVNLLNLNLDYKSYIKEVDRENGIVNIIEKCMDNSLKDSIEPEKVVASF, encoded by the coding sequence ATGAAATATTCAGATATAAAAGAAAGACATGTATACAATGTTGATTTTGACCCAGTGAAGTCTTGTGAATTTAATGGTATACACTTAGCTATTGTTTTAAAAAAGAACATAGACAAGAAAACAATCATAGTAGTTCCTTTGACATCAAAACAAAATGGTGAAGGTGTAAATAAGATTAATATTGGAAAAATAACAACTTTACCAGATAATTTAAAACAAGATGACTCTTATGCAGTTTATAACCAAGTGAGAACCGTAAATTCTGGAAGATTTTTGGCGTTAAAGAATGATTTGGGAAATCGTATTGATGTGAACGTGAATGAAGAATTATTTGATGCTGTTCTTACTTTATGTTTAGATGAAGTAAGTATAAAATTAAGTAATAATGGCAAAATTGAATATTATACACAAAAATACATAAGTGTAATTATGGATAATGTGATTAATACTGCGTATGAGATAAAAAGAATATTAAAAACTAATTTTATAGAAAGAGACGCTAAAATAAAAGAACTGCAATTAACCATTGTGAATTTATTGAATTTAAATTTAGATTATAAAAGTTATATTAAAGAAGTAGATAGAGAGAATGGTATTGTGAATATAATTGAAAAATGTATGGATAATTCATTAAAAGATAGTATAGAACCTGAAAAAGTTGTAGCATCATTTTAA
- a CDS encoding metallophosphoesterase, whose translation MIIFVMSDIHGAIKIFKETFDTLIKDNLKNNRENKLILLGDYLDRKNRDTKILYYLKDLQEQFKNQIIMLMGNHEFMFLEDIQTGPICFDDNDIIDWLKSLPFYYETDTQIFVHAGIDEEAGEYWKWGTEDYFYCSKYPYTLGKFQKDIIAGHIFTSEIMRDESYHKVYWDRKSHFYIDGQSEKSKFIPVLKYNTITKRYSSFEKISKEDNTFLWSEYTIK comes from the coding sequence ATGATTATATTTGTAATGAGTGATATACATGGAGCAATAAAAATTTTTAAAGAAACTTTTGATACTTTGATTAAAGATAACTTAAAAAATAATAGAGAAAATAAACTTATACTTTTAGGTGATTATTTAGATAGAAAAAATAGAGATACAAAAATCTTATATTATCTAAAAGACTTACAAGAACAATTTAAAAATCAAATTATAATGTTAATGGGTAATCATGAATTTATGTTTTTAGAAGATATACAAACAGGACCTATTTGTTTTGATGATAATGACATTATAGATTGGCTTAAATCATTACCATTTTATTATGAAACAGATACACAAATATTTGTGCATGCTGGAATAGATGAGGAAGCAGGTGAGTATTGGAAATGGGGTACAGAAGATTATTTTTACTGTTCTAAATACCCTTATACCCTTGGAAAATTTCAGAAAGATATAATTGCAGGACACATCTTTACATCTGAAATAATGAGAGATGAAAGTTATCATAAAGTATATTGGGATAGAAAAAGTCATTTTTATATTGATGGACAATCTGAAAAGAGTAAGTTTATTCCAGTATTAAAATATAATACTATTACAAAAAGATATTCAAGCTTTGAAAAAATTTCAAAAGAAGATAACACTTTTTTATGGTCTGAATATACTATAAAATAA
- a CDS encoding FtsK/SpoIIIE domain-containing protein, with protein MIEKIMERALKMIKRKDKNDWQKVKYPPPLSIKLFGFIPIRTLLIITLILLEVIIIVNISDKIHSNIGQILLTIIFFYVIYKTIIYYRRFQRVKQEGKNNNIEKYLQYLIYSLKLYDEETFGIGSDKEKRIVRTIQIMYREDDKRVYVRILKLGNRFNKIAPTLGENIESTLGLELDSTSSTVDYFEYILLKEKDKRIDLSESIKNQHNNSDVINISGNISYRLSKTPHSLIVGGTGSGKSFFILGKIVSYLNLTPQAELYILDPKKADLSLLRFIEGMKERVATEPNQIAKMLREVVEIMEDRYKTYFNDISAFGKDYTDFGLPPIILIFDEFSAFIHSVDKKLSKEVLDYIFTIVMKGRQAGVQVEILMQRPSADDLPTNIRAQMGFKAGLGAMDKIGYNMIFDTNDVDFKTVTEKGGGYIHIDGVHTAPVYFETPYIDKDFDFIQEITKLLKNKKKQ; from the coding sequence ATGATAGAAAAAATTATGGAAAGAGCTTTAAAAATGATAAAGAGGAAAGATAAAAACGATTGGCAGAAAGTTAAATATCCTCCTCCTTTATCAATTAAATTATTTGGATTTATACCAATAAGAACATTATTGATAATTACTTTAATATTATTAGAAGTTATTATTATTGTGAATATTTCGGATAAAATTCACAGTAATATTGGACAAATCTTATTAACAATAATTTTCTTTTATGTGATATATAAAACCATAATATATTATAGAAGATTTCAAAGAGTGAAACAAGAAGGGAAAAATAACAATATTGAAAAGTACTTGCAATATTTAATTTATTCTTTGAAGTTATATGATGAAGAAACATTTGGAATAGGTTCAGATAAGGAAAAAAGAATTGTAAGAACTATTCAAATTATGTATAGAGAAGATGATAAAAGAGTTTATGTAAGAATTTTAAAATTGGGTAATCGTTTTAATAAGATTGCTCCAACATTAGGAGAAAATATAGAAAGTACTCTTGGATTAGAATTAGATAGTACTAGTTCAACAGTTGATTATTTTGAGTATATACTACTTAAAGAAAAAGATAAAAGAATAGATTTATCAGAGAGCATTAAGAATCAACATAATAATTCAGATGTTATTAACATTAGTGGAAATATATCTTATAGATTAAGTAAGACTCCACATAGTTTGATAGTTGGAGGAACAGGTAGTGGAAAATCATTTTTTATACTCGGTAAAATTGTAAGTTATTTAAATTTAACTCCACAAGCAGAATTGTATATACTTGACCCTAAGAAGGCAGATTTAAGTCTTTTGAGATTTATAGAAGGTATGAAAGAAAGAGTAGCAACAGAACCAAATCAAATAGCAAAGATGTTAAGAGAAGTAGTAGAAATAATGGAAGATAGATATAAGACCTATTTTAATGATATTTCTGCATTTGGTAAAGATTATACTGATTTTGGATTACCACCTATAATTCTAATATTCGATGAATTTAGTGCATTTATTCATTCAGTGGATAAGAAGTTAAGCAAAGAAGTATTAGATTATATATTTACAATAGTTATGAAAGGTAGACAAGCAGGGGTTCAAGTTGAGATATTAATGCAAAGACCGAGTGCTGATGATTTACCAACAAATATAAGAGCACAAATGGGATTTAAAGCTGGATTAGGTGCTATGGATAAGATAGGATACAATATGATATTTGATACTAATGATGTAGATTTTAAGACAGTTACTGAAAAAGGTGGAGGATATATTCACATAGATGGAGTACATACTGCTCCAGTTTACTTTGAAACTCCATATATAGATAAAGATTTTGATTTTATACAAGAAATAACAAAGTTACTTAAAAATAAAAAGAAACAATAA
- a CDS encoding peptidase, whose amino-acid sequence MKFREFGTLKDENLEKRKVIKMAKLILKTSTLYNLNDGENLDLGKLKFNIAQFKIPQEMVVSKQGVNIKIEKEKNLNGEFVETGKYTLNFKVYDRSFIELVIQNGSTEIGNPITIVIEGQENIPNLDRFEEDEFIPISFNKLEIKPKKVLKKTFLGAGKGSADTWQYADIKIVAESYIIGEENGAKAK is encoded by the coding sequence TTGAAATTCCGAGAGTTCGGAACTTTAAAAGATGAAAATTTAGAAAAAAGGAAGGTAATAAAAATGGCGAAATTAATATTAAAAACATCAACTTTATATAACTTAAATGATGGAGAAAATTTAGACTTAGGAAAGTTAAAATTTAACATAGCTCAATTTAAAATCCCACAAGAAATGGTGGTATCAAAACAAGGGGTAAATATTAAAATTGAGAAAGAGAAAAACTTAAATGGAGAATTTGTAGAAACTGGGAAATATACATTGAATTTTAAGGTCTACGATAGGAGCTTTATTGAACTGGTAATTCAAAATGGTTCAACAGAAATTGGAAATCCAATAACTATAGTTATTGAAGGTCAAGAGAATATTCCAAATTTGGATAGATTTGAAGAAGATGAGTTTATTCCAATATCATTTAATAAACTTGAAATTAAACCTAAAAAAGTTTTAAAGAAAACATTTCTAGGAGCAGGGAAAGGAAGTGCAGATACTTGGCAATATGCAGACATTAAAATTGTGGCAGAAAGTTATATTATAGGTGAAGAAAATGGAGCAAAAGCAAAATAG
- a CDS encoding replication initiation factor domain-containing protein produces the protein MEQKQNRCLIDWFRCSIPNTNLKDVANDILGIDFSNFVGGTVKGSPYPSYNTMVSFANINLHSSDTHSNIIIDLSGQGCRQYEEYMDRVEGWHWYRLISYILEIEGKISRIDLALDVFDDSSPSVRALQDYIKRGQLSTKSHKFVEINSGRIADGKLLGFTLYIGAFPQTLRIYDKKQERRDNLGEIVNVEKWIRWELELTDKKAMLVAFNISNGKPLNTIIKGILSAHYCFKTKPKNPSDLQNKNRLSNMRWWDKFIGGIEAIPLNVKREKMTLQKKKKWVEEQAAKSISMVIETLESMYGKEYAELYLKELIENGKQKINVGDKTLIDQRILELMNEEEY, from the coding sequence ATGGAGCAAAAGCAAAATAGATGTTTGATTGATTGGTTTAGATGTTCAATTCCGAATACTAATTTAAAAGATGTGGCTAATGATATTTTGGGGATTGATTTTTCAAATTTTGTGGGGGGAACTGTAAAAGGTTCTCCTTATCCTTCATACAATACAATGGTTAGTTTTGCAAATATTAATTTACATTCAAGTGATACACATAGCAATATTATTATCGACTTATCAGGACAGGGTTGTCGGCAGTATGAAGAGTATATGGACAGAGTCGAAGGTTGGCATTGGTATAGATTAATTTCTTATATATTGGAAATTGAAGGCAAAATATCCCGTATTGATTTAGCTTTAGATGTATTTGATGATTCAAGTCCATCTGTTAGAGCATTACAAGATTATATTAAGAGAGGTCAGTTAAGTACAAAAAGTCATAAATTTGTTGAAATAAATAGCGGAAGGATAGCTGACGGAAAATTATTAGGATTTACTCTTTATATAGGAGCGTTCCCCCAAACGTTGAGAATATATGATAAGAAGCAAGAAAGAAGAGACAATTTAGGTGAAATTGTTAATGTAGAAAAGTGGATTAGATGGGAGTTAGAATTAACAGATAAGAAAGCAATGTTAGTTGCTTTTAATATATCTAATGGCAAACCACTTAATACAATAATAAAAGGTATTCTATCTGCACACTATTGTTTTAAAACAAAGCCTAAAAATCCTAGTGATTTACAAAATAAAAATAGATTATCTAATATGAGGTGGTGGGATAAATTTATTGGTGGGATTGAAGCAATACCTTTAAACGTTAAACGTGAAAAAATGACGCTACAAAAGAAAAAAAAGTGGGTAGAGGAACAGGCTGCCAAGTCAATTAGTATGGTGATTGAAACTTTGGAAAGTATGTACGGAAAAGAATATGCAGAACTCTATTTAAAAGAATTAATTGAAAATGGTAAACAAAAAATAAATGTAGGGGACAAAACATTAATAGATCAACGTATTTTAGAATTAATGAATGAAGAAGAATATTAA
- a CDS encoding DUF3173 domain-containing protein: MSVTICKDDLIEMGYKKYQAISLIRQAKAIMVHQKGCPYYNNKRLGRVPREVVEEILGVSFELEISGINE; this comes from the coding sequence GTGAGTGTTACAATATGCAAAGATGATTTAATAGAGATGGGATATAAAAAGTATCAAGCAATTTCTTTAATTAGACAAGCTAAAGCTATTATGGTTCATCAAAAGGGTTGTCCTTATTATAATAATAAAAGATTGGGAAGAGTTCCACGAGAGGTTGTTGAAGAAATTTTAGGAGTTTCTTTTGAATTAGAGATAAGTGGTATTAATGAATAA
- a CDS encoding tyrosine-type recombinase/integrase, giving the protein MNKKTQHTTKYPGVYMDDKGRYFFQSEFGIDKITGKRIRKKGRKDKNGKPFLSASEANKELTRLKREYHKVSSYSNYKMTYEQFMKEVYIPYYKTDVEESTFSTREAIFEKLIKRFGDIQLRCITIEDILNYRTFILTDKESGGEGFAQSYASIIFGTLRKSLDKAVEMQYLEKNVSKKIKAISKGKAIVPYWTKKEFEKVINQIYIKDFYEHLNFVMLWVYYMTGIRVNEGTALYWNDVDLEKKRLKVHHMLIVKNRKEWRKNSYTKTEDGKRIIALDDDTVKILKVWRNRQKEIGLGGEEDFVFSYDGLPMIKSTIARIINRYSKLAEVKKIQAKGLRHSHASYLINEFNVSVLVLSQRMGHSSPEITLKHYAHMWSGADTEIVAKITGNINIRTADSTKIKFNGNQSLKKFMR; this is encoded by the coding sequence ATGAATAAAAAAACACAACATACAACAAAGTATCCAGGTGTTTATATGGATGATAAAGGCAGATATTTTTTTCAATCAGAATTTGGTATTGATAAAATTACAGGTAAAAGAATTAGAAAAAAAGGAAGAAAAGATAAGAATGGGAAACCGTTCTTATCAGCTTCCGAAGCAAATAAAGAATTAACAAGATTAAAAAGAGAATATCATAAAGTTTCTTCTTATTCTAATTATAAAATGACTTATGAGCAATTTATGAAAGAAGTATATATTCCATATTATAAAACTGATGTTGAAGAAAGTACTTTTAGTACTAGAGAAGCAATTTTTGAAAAATTGATTAAACGATTTGGAGATATTCAACTACGTTGTATTACAATAGAAGATATTTTAAATTATCGTACATTTATATTAACGGATAAAGAAAGTGGCGGGGAAGGATTTGCTCAATCATATGCTAGTATTATTTTTGGAACTTTACGTAAAAGTTTAGATAAAGCAGTTGAAATGCAGTATTTAGAAAAGAATGTATCGAAGAAAATTAAAGCAATATCAAAAGGAAAAGCGATAGTTCCATATTGGACTAAAAAAGAATTTGAAAAAGTCATTAATCAGATTTACATAAAAGATTTTTATGAGCATTTAAATTTTGTAATGCTATGGGTTTATTATATGACTGGAATTAGAGTTAATGAAGGAACTGCTTTGTATTGGAATGATGTAGATTTAGAAAAGAAACGTTTAAAGGTTCATCATATGCTTATAGTTAAAAATAGAAAAGAGTGGAGAAAAAATTCTTATACAAAGACAGAAGATGGGAAAAGAATAATTGCTCTAGATGATGATACAGTAAAAATTTTAAAAGTTTGGAGAAACAGGCAAAAAGAAATTGGATTAGGTGGGGAAGAGGATTTTGTTTTTAGTTATGATGGGTTACCAATGATTAAGTCAACGATAGCTAGAATAATTAATCGTTACTCTAAACTTGCAGAAGTTAAGAAGATACAAGCAAAAGGATTACGACACTCTCATGCTTCATATCTTATTAATGAATTTAATGTATCGGTACTTGTTTTATCTCAACGTATGGGGCATTCTAGTCCAGAGATAACATTGAAACATTATGCTCATATGTGGAGTGGTGCAGATACTGAAATAGTTGCGAAAATAACTGGAAATATAAATATTAGAACTGCTGATTCAACAAAAATTAAATTTAACGGGAATCAATCATTGAAAAAATTTATGAGGTAG
- the brnQ gene encoding branched-chain amino acid transport system II carrier protein — translation MSEQKRRKDIFVQGFALFAIFFGAGNLIFPPSLGMAAGDKWALAAFGFLLTDPVLPILGVIATAKVGGRAEDLGKRVSPGFAKVLGAVCILVIGPLFAIPRTAATVYEIAVKPIAPGVPIIVISLIFFILTYIFVSNQGHVIDNIGKILTPLLLIILAAIVIASIVTPVGPIVATKPNRYFLIGFQEGYQTMDALGASLMAGIVLTDLILKGYKDRKEQEYMTIRVGLVSGVLLLLVYGGLTFVGATGSGIFKGDISRVDLLLKLVYGLFGNAGAVAISIAVALACLTTAVGLTSTAANFFNSVSNGKLSYKAVSIAVVLCSLFLSVIGVEGLINIAVPILSTVYPVMIVLILMTLFDRHIPNNLTYTGAVIGAFLVSLIININSAFGILNGPMALVKKLPLFEAGFPWIVPAIVLAILFTIFGKKNKSQSLEHENSFEN, via the coding sequence ATGTCAGAACAAAAAAGACGAAAGGATATTTTTGTACAAGGATTCGCACTATTCGCAATTTTTTTTGGAGCAGGAAATTTAATTTTTCCACCTAGTTTAGGAATGGCTGCAGGAGACAAGTGGGCTTTAGCTGCTTTTGGTTTCTTGCTTACAGATCCAGTACTTCCGATTCTAGGTGTAATTGCAACAGCTAAAGTAGGGGGCAGAGCCGAGGACTTAGGTAAGAGAGTTAGTCCAGGTTTTGCAAAGGTTTTAGGAGCTGTCTGTATTTTGGTTATTGGTCCTTTATTTGCCATTCCTAGAACGGCCGCTACTGTATATGAAATAGCAGTAAAACCAATAGCACCTGGTGTACCGATTATAGTTATATCACTAATATTTTTTATATTAACTTATATATTTGTAAGTAATCAGGGGCATGTAATAGATAATATCGGTAAAATTTTAACACCATTGTTATTAATTATACTAGCTGCTATAGTAATTGCAAGTATAGTAACACCTGTAGGGCCAATAGTAGCAACAAAACCTAATAGATACTTTTTAATAGGTTTTCAGGAAGGATATCAAACAATGGATGCGTTGGGAGCATCATTAATGGCTGGAATAGTATTAACAGATTTAATTTTAAAGGGATATAAAGATAGAAAAGAACAAGAATATATGACTATTAGAGTAGGTTTAGTTTCGGGAGTTTTATTATTATTGGTATATGGAGGTCTTACATTTGTAGGAGCTACTGGAAGTGGAATTTTTAAGGGTGATATTAGTAGAGTTGACTTATTATTAAAATTAGTATATGGACTTTTTGGAAATGCTGGTGCTGTAGCTATATCCATAGCAGTAGCTTTAGCCTGTTTAACTACAGCGGTAGGACTTACTTCTACAGCAGCTAATTTTTTTAATAGTGTAAGTAATGGGAAGCTCTCTTACAAAGCTGTTAGTATTGCTGTAGTATTATGTAGTTTATTTTTATCTGTAATAGGAGTAGAAGGATTAATCAATATAGCTGTACCAATTTTATCCACTGTATACCCAGTTATGATTGTTTTAATATTAATGACATTATTTGATAGACACATTCCTAATAATTTAACTTATACCGGTGCTGTAATAGGAGCATTTTTAGTTAGTTTAATTATAAATATAAATAGTGCATTTGGAATTTTGAATGGTCCAATGGCGCTTGTAAAAAAATTACCTCTTTTTGAAGCGGGATTTCCATGGATTGTACCAGCTATAGTATTAGCTATTTTATTCACTATATTTGGGAAAAAAAATAAATCCCAAAGCTTAGAACATGAAAACTCTTTTGAAAATTAG